A region of Streptomyces halobius DNA encodes the following proteins:
- a CDS encoding ABC transporter permease translates to MSPTVYAVRLGLRRGWTEFRQSLTTPGDIIYYLVLGGVFLGVLFFMRNTTVEGTDLSLATLSMPSMIGGLLAFQALGGAAFALAAEREDGTLLRARTVPQGLVGYVAGRILGIALSTLLTLTIILVPSVFLFEDLVTGDLAKWLNLLWVLALGLLATMPIGLIIGAMVKNPRGANTWGIFPTMGLLAISGIFYPITSLAGWLQGISQIFPVYWVGLGTRAALLPEAAVAVELGDSWRRPMTAFVLLAWAVVALLIAPKVLGRTARGETGSKVEARQQEALKRVG, encoded by the coding sequence GTGAGTCCCACCGTGTACGCCGTACGGCTCGGTCTGCGCCGCGGCTGGACCGAGTTCCGACAGAGCCTGACCACGCCCGGCGACATCATCTACTACCTCGTCCTCGGGGGTGTCTTCCTCGGGGTGTTGTTCTTCATGCGGAACACGACCGTGGAGGGCACCGACCTCTCACTGGCGACGCTGTCCATGCCGAGCATGATCGGCGGACTGCTGGCCTTCCAGGCCCTGGGCGGCGCGGCGTTCGCGCTGGCGGCCGAGCGGGAGGACGGAACGCTGCTGCGGGCCAGGACCGTGCCGCAGGGCCTCGTCGGCTACGTCGCCGGCCGGATCCTGGGAATCGCGCTGAGCACCCTGCTCACGCTGACGATCATCCTGGTGCCCAGCGTGTTCCTCTTCGAGGACCTGGTGACCGGGGACCTCGCCAAGTGGCTGAACCTGCTGTGGGTGCTGGCCCTCGGATTGCTCGCCACCATGCCGATCGGCCTGATCATCGGGGCGATGGTGAAGAACCCGCGCGGCGCCAATACGTGGGGCATCTTCCCGACGATGGGTCTGCTGGCGATCTCGGGTATTTTTTACCCGATCACCTCGCTGGCGGGCTGGCTCCAGGGCATCTCGCAGATCTTCCCCGTGTACTGGGTCGGACTGGGTACCCGCGCCGCGCTGCTGCCCGAGGCAGCGGTCGCGGTCGAGCTCGGCGATTCCTGGCGCAGGCCCATGACCGCGTTCGTGCTCCTCGCCTGGGCCGTCGTCGCGCTGCTGATCGCGCCGAAGGTCCTGGGGCGTACGGCGCGCGGCGAGACGGGATCGAAGGTCGAGGCACGACAGCAGGAGGCATTGAAGCGCGTTGGGTGA
- a CDS encoding helix-turn-helix transcriptional regulator, translating into MGDRAFGSKGGATRRGTSASEPETGASAARPGTGTGKSAAGRQAAGEQGRSRGGGGAETVHNRIAVLRVERAITRRQLADALGVHYQTVGYLERGEYSPSLYLALRIAEYFEVPVEVIFSTTPFPRIGTTPSESA; encoded by the coding sequence TTGGGTGACAGGGCATTCGGCAGCAAGGGCGGTGCGACGCGCCGCGGCACGTCGGCGTCGGAGCCGGAGACCGGGGCGTCGGCCGCCCGGCCCGGCACCGGCACCGGCAAGTCCGCCGCGGGCCGGCAGGCAGCCGGTGAGCAGGGGCGTTCCCGGGGCGGCGGCGGGGCCGAGACGGTGCACAACCGCATCGCCGTGCTGCGGGTGGAGCGCGCCATCACCCGCAGGCAGCTCGCCGACGCCCTCGGGGTGCACTACCAGACGGTGGGCTACCTGGAGCGCGGCGAGTACAGCCCCAGTCTGTACTTGGCCCTGCGGATCGCGGAGTACTTCGAGGTCCCGGTTGAGGTGATCTTCTCGACCACCCCGTTCCCCCGGATCGGGACCACCCCGTCTGAGTCCGCATGA
- a CDS encoding activator-dependent family glycosyltransferase — protein sequence MRVLFTPFPASTHVHTQVPLAWAMRAAGHEVRVATQPDVVEDINNAGLTAVAVGEVLDVPATMNPDYTDEPEEIRDEAWLDVLDISETWPEKLTYPYVHGVLTAWTSFVYQNTLPDDTTEELIDFARAWRPDLVVWDTMYYPGALAARISGAAHARLMFGLDLVGLMRQHYLSGLAGLPPALREDPLEEWMSRILRRHGREFTEDLVVGQWTIDPVPPSLRLPVDLPSVPVRYVPYNGEATIPGWLREPPRRPRVCLTLGRSFREVVGADRTSVGDLLAAVAELDVEVVATFTADQLDPGRRVPDNVRVVDFAPLDAVLPASAAIVHHGGSGTLHTALAHGVPQVMAPAKMWCNVPKAHRVRDAGAGLCVDPEELTPDGLRAALVRVLEEPSFRTNADRLRQEVVGTPAPADIVPVLEKLTAEHRAGALMFCPRRLVTDSTVG from the coding sequence ATGCGAGTGCTGTTCACGCCGTTCCCTGCGAGCACCCACGTCCACACCCAGGTACCGCTGGCGTGGGCGATGCGGGCCGCGGGACACGAGGTCCGTGTTGCCACCCAGCCGGACGTGGTCGAGGACATCAACAACGCCGGCCTGACCGCGGTCGCGGTCGGCGAGGTCCTCGACGTTCCGGCCACGATGAACCCGGACTACACAGACGAGCCCGAGGAGATCCGTGACGAAGCCTGGCTGGACGTCCTCGACATCAGCGAGACCTGGCCGGAGAAGCTGACCTATCCCTATGTGCACGGGGTGCTCACCGCGTGGACGTCGTTCGTCTACCAGAACACCCTGCCGGACGACACGACCGAGGAGCTGATCGACTTCGCCCGTGCCTGGCGGCCCGATCTGGTCGTGTGGGACACCATGTACTACCCCGGCGCGCTCGCGGCCCGGATCAGCGGCGCGGCCCACGCCCGGCTGATGTTCGGGCTGGACCTGGTGGGGCTGATGCGCCAGCACTACCTGAGCGGGCTGGCCGGACTACCGCCGGCGCTGCGGGAGGATCCGCTGGAGGAGTGGATGAGCCGGATCCTGCGGCGGCACGGCCGGGAGTTCACTGAGGACCTGGTCGTGGGCCAGTGGACCATCGATCCCGTTCCGCCGTCGCTGCGGCTGCCCGTCGACCTGCCGTCCGTGCCGGTGCGTTACGTGCCGTACAACGGCGAGGCGACGATCCCCGGATGGCTGCGGGAGCCACCCCGGCGGCCCCGCGTCTGTCTGACCCTCGGCAGGTCGTTCCGCGAGGTGGTCGGCGCGGACCGGACGTCCGTCGGCGATCTGCTGGCCGCGGTGGCGGAGCTGGACGTGGAGGTGGTCGCCACCTTCACCGCGGACCAGCTCGATCCGGGCCGGCGCGTGCCGGACAATGTGCGGGTCGTCGACTTCGCCCCGCTGGACGCCGTGCTGCCCGCCAGCGCGGCGATCGTCCACCACGGCGGTTCGGGGACGCTGCACACGGCACTGGCGCACGGCGTCCCCCAGGTGATGGCGCCGGCCAAGATGTGGTGCAACGTCCCCAAGGCGCACCGGGTGCGGGACGCGGGCGCCGGGCTGTGCGTCGATCCGGAGGAGCTGACGCCGGACGGGCTGCGCGCCGCGCTGGTCCGGGTGCTGGAGGAGCCGTCGTTCCGCACGAACGCGGACCGGCTGCGCCAGGAGGTCGTCGGTACACCGGCTCCCGCCGATATCGTCCCGGTGCTGGAGAAGCTCACGGCCGAACACCGGGCGGGCGCTCTGATGTTCTGTCCACGGAGGTTGGTGACGGATTCCACGGTTGGGTGA
- the rdmE gene encoding aklavinone 12-hydroxylase RdmE yields the protein MAAADREVDVLVVGAGLGGLATTMFLARLGVRVLMAEKHPTTSIHPRAIGQNPRTMELLRLAGIAEGVQQVTDHRGAKGHFTTRVAETVRGEVLGTFEEGFDHLVATTAPCSPMPWALAWQDQLEPLMRARSLQDGALIRFGTALVSYEQDAHGVTAVLRDRRSDAETTVRARYLVAADGDRSPVREGLGIARHGHGSLSHVVGTIFDADLSKVLPPDASGLYYLRNPHFSGIFIGSDRPERHTFLVEYDPERGESADDFTPDRCVELIRIGLDAPDLEPHVLDIQRWEMAARIAERWRAGRVFLVGDSAKVVPPTGGLGGNTAIGDGYDLAWKLSAVLTGQAGPGLLDSYEPERRLVAQLVMDESMHLYASRLAPHLQNRMAEPVGYAEVILGFRYRSDAVVIDDDTSRVESPARPTGRPGFRMPHVWVRRAGERISTVDLFGSGWLLMTGEDGAGWTEWALSASNELGVPIEVHGLATDLRDPDGELAERFGIGTRGASLIRPDGVVAWRTATRPDDPAATLRDVLAQVLSR from the coding sequence ATGGCCGCAGCCGACAGAGAAGTTGATGTCCTGGTCGTGGGCGCGGGCCTGGGCGGGCTCGCCACGACGATGTTCCTCGCCCGGCTGGGCGTGCGGGTGCTCATGGCCGAGAAGCACCCGACGACGTCGATCCACCCCAGGGCGATCGGCCAGAATCCGCGCACGATGGAACTACTGCGGCTCGCCGGGATCGCCGAGGGGGTGCAGCAGGTCACCGATCACCGGGGCGCGAAGGGCCACTTCACGACCCGGGTCGCCGAGACCGTACGGGGCGAGGTGCTCGGCACCTTCGAGGAGGGCTTCGACCACCTGGTCGCCACCACCGCGCCCTGTTCCCCGATGCCGTGGGCGCTGGCCTGGCAGGATCAGCTGGAGCCCCTGATGCGGGCCCGGTCCCTCCAGGACGGAGCGCTGATCCGGTTCGGCACCGCGCTGGTCTCCTACGAACAGGACGCGCACGGGGTCACCGCGGTGCTGCGCGACCGCAGGAGCGACGCGGAGACCACCGTGCGGGCGCGCTATCTCGTCGCCGCCGACGGCGACCGCAGCCCTGTCAGGGAAGGGCTCGGTATCGCCCGCCACGGCCACGGCTCGCTGTCCCACGTGGTCGGCACGATCTTCGACGCCGATCTGTCGAAGGTGCTCCCGCCGGACGCGTCCGGACTGTACTACCTGCGCAACCCTCACTTCAGCGGCATCTTCATCGGCAGCGACCGGCCGGAGCGGCACACCTTCCTGGTCGAGTACGACCCCGAGCGCGGCGAATCCGCCGACGACTTCACCCCCGACCGCTGCGTCGAGCTGATCCGCATCGGCCTGGACGCACCCGACCTGGAGCCACACGTCCTGGACATCCAGCGCTGGGAGATGGCGGCCCGCATCGCCGAACGGTGGCGCGCCGGCCGGGTGTTCCTGGTCGGCGACTCGGCCAAGGTCGTACCGCCCACCGGCGGGCTCGGCGGCAACACGGCCATCGGCGACGGATACGACCTGGCCTGGAAGCTGTCCGCCGTACTGACCGGCCAGGCCGGGCCGGGGCTGCTGGACAGCTACGAGCCCGAGCGAAGGCTCGTGGCCCAGCTCGTGATGGACGAGTCCATGCACCTCTACGCCTCCCGGCTCGCCCCGCACCTCCAGAACCGGATGGCGGAGCCCGTCGGCTACGCCGAGGTGATCCTCGGCTTCCGGTACCGCTCCGACGCCGTCGTCATCGACGACGACACCTCCCGGGTCGAGTCCCCGGCCCGGCCCACCGGACGGCCCGGATTCCGGATGCCGCACGTGTGGGTGCGGCGGGCGGGCGAACGGATCTCCACCGTGGACCTCTTCGGCTCCGGCTGGCTGCTGATGACCGGTGAGGACGGCGCCGGCTGGACCGAGTGGGCCCTGAGCGCGAGCAACGAACTCGGCGTCCCCATCGAGGTCCACGGCCTGGCCACCGATCTGCGCGACCCCGACGGCGAACTGGCCGAACGGTTCGGCATCGGCACGCGCGGCGCCAGCCTGATCCGGCCCGACGGCGTCGTCGCCTGGCGCACCGCCACCCGGCCGGACGACCCCGCCGCGACCCTGCGCGACGTACTGGCCCAGGTGCTGTCCCGATGA
- a CDS encoding phytanoyl-CoA dioxygenase family protein, which translates to MTARTDPITADVLTDEARRYYEENGFVRIPQVLSASETERFRAASEELMAQHGPEIWGAGEDAVQVHFVAQAWLKHEALRDLALHPAITGIAKRLAGAPLRLYSTDILLKAGQKTLTTLPTLVHDDETGLPLDGLDRTLTAWVALVDVPIESGCLSYVPGSHLRDAAHRQTHMTSFAEHRAISDIWPDYAWQPRITVPLKAGDVAFHHCRTVHMAGPNLTDSPRMGHGIVYMDADTTYRPGTEDAHISHLAPGDPLNNEKFPLV; encoded by the coding sequence ATGACGGCTCGAACCGACCCGATCACGGCCGACGTCCTCACCGACGAGGCCCGCCGGTACTACGAGGAGAACGGCTTCGTCCGGATCCCGCAGGTCCTCTCCGCCTCCGAGACGGAGCGGTTCAGGGCGGCCTCCGAGGAACTGATGGCCCAGCACGGCCCGGAGATCTGGGGCGCGGGCGAGGACGCGGTGCAGGTGCACTTCGTCGCCCAGGCCTGGCTCAAGCACGAGGCGCTGCGCGACCTCGCGCTGCACCCGGCGATCACCGGAATCGCCAAGCGGCTCGCCGGCGCCCCGCTGCGCCTCTACAGCACCGACATCCTCCTGAAAGCGGGCCAGAAGACCCTGACCACGCTGCCCACGCTGGTGCACGACGACGAGACGGGACTGCCGCTCGACGGCCTCGACCGGACGCTCACCGCGTGGGTCGCGCTGGTCGACGTACCGATCGAGAGCGGCTGCCTCAGCTATGTGCCCGGTTCCCATCTGCGTGACGCCGCCCACCGGCAGACCCATATGACCAGCTTCGCGGAGCACCGGGCCATCTCCGACATCTGGCCGGACTACGCCTGGCAGCCCCGGATCACCGTCCCGCTGAAGGCCGGTGACGTCGCCTTCCACCACTGCCGCACCGTGCACATGGCCGGGCCGAACCTGACCGACAGCCCCCGGATGGGCCACGGCATCGTCTACATGGACGCCGACACCACCTACCGGCCCGGGACCGAGGACGCCCACATCTCCCACTTGGCGCCCGGGGATCCGCTGAACAACGAGAAGTTTCCGCTCGTCTAG
- a CDS encoding cytochrome P450 family protein: protein MSDIQETRNRVEIGELGRRLQRAHGEVWLHQVKGDPYADVLRGHAEDPHPGYERIRALGPLWRSSMGAWVTADHDLAGTLLGEAWPHGPVTGEDAHVPADDAGLGGDAAHYERLRALVETTLSPSAATAVCERVVHGLARSFNLVTDLAERVPVDLLAETFGLSAPHHWELTASCAAAGVVLDGLLCPQRLDVTRRAVTAVGRLRALLTPPDGHPAADTRELALLLATAGVRTAARLVASAVLAVVDHPEEWSRVADAPEHAALVVTEALRYDPPVQLHPMVARADVEFAGQRVPAGERVVVLVGAANRDPEVFADPDRFVTGRPAGVLVPALYHRVTLPFARAQAEAVIRALVAAGRRPHRSGPHLRSRRSPVTRHLLSCPLATG from the coding sequence GTGAGCGACATTCAAGAGACACGGAACCGCGTGGAGATCGGCGAGTTGGGCAGGCGGCTGCAGCGGGCGCACGGGGAGGTGTGGCTGCACCAGGTCAAGGGTGATCCGTACGCCGATGTGCTCCGCGGTCACGCCGAGGACCCCCACCCGGGCTACGAGCGGATCCGCGCGCTCGGCCCGCTGTGGCGCAGCTCCATGGGCGCCTGGGTGACAGCGGACCACGACCTCGCCGGGACGCTGCTGGGCGAGGCGTGGCCGCACGGCCCGGTGACCGGCGAGGACGCCCACGTACCGGCGGACGACGCGGGACTGGGCGGCGACGCCGCACACTATGAGCGGCTGCGCGCGCTGGTGGAGACCACCCTCAGCCCCTCCGCCGCCACAGCGGTGTGCGAGCGGGTGGTGCACGGCCTGGCCAGAAGCTTCAACCTCGTCACCGACCTCGCGGAGCGGGTTCCGGTGGACCTACTCGCCGAGACGTTCGGACTGTCCGCGCCGCACCACTGGGAACTCACCGCATCCTGCGCCGCCGCCGGAGTCGTCCTCGACGGCCTGCTGTGCCCGCAGCGACTGGACGTCACCCGGCGCGCGGTGACCGCCGTCGGCCGGCTGCGGGCGCTCCTTACGCCGCCGGACGGTCATCCGGCCGCCGACACACGGGAGTTGGCGCTGCTGCTGGCCACCGCAGGGGTGCGCACCGCGGCGCGGCTCGTCGCGAGCGCCGTGCTGGCGGTGGTGGACCACCCCGAGGAGTGGTCGCGCGTGGCCGACGCCCCCGAGCACGCGGCCCTGGTGGTGACCGAGGCCCTGCGGTACGACCCGCCGGTGCAGCTCCATCCGATGGTCGCCCGCGCCGACGTCGAGTTCGCCGGGCAGCGCGTCCCGGCAGGCGAGCGGGTGGTGGTGCTCGTCGGGGCGGCGAACCGCGATCCCGAGGTCTTCGCCGACCCCGACCGGTTCGTCACCGGCCGCCCGGCCGGTGTGCTCGTTCCCGCCCTGTACCACCGGGTGACGCTGCCGTTCGCCCGCGCCCAGGCCGAAGCCGTCATCCGCGCACTGGTGGCCGCGGGCCGGCGGCCGCACCGGTCGGGCCCGCACCTGCGCAGCCGCCGCTCGCCGGTGACCAGGCACCTGCTCAGCTGCCCGCTGGCCACCGGCTGA
- a CDS encoding activator-dependent family glycosyltransferase has product MRVLFTSIEGNHFHQMVPLAWALRTAGHEVRAACNERLVDTVTQTGLTAVPIESPTLWEQLDDFQKEAISLFNDIGTSKQDPSKVTWEDHLAYENMVVPALYQPLNNDAQIDQLVAAARSWQPDLVVWESFSIAGAIVAVASGAAHARLVSGPELALQMVTRGHFVRHRDQQPEPLREDPTAEWLNWTLERLGSDRRFDETMLTGQWVVDTRPGSLRQELDLPTLPMRYVPYNGRCTVPRWLYEPAERRRVCVTLGTSITSDESERFRLNDTLAALFRSLAGLDVEIIAALDPAQRDALPELPDNIRTTDFVPLNELAPSCSVIVHHAGYQTKATADLHGVPQVVIVGYEWVSEDMGEEYEKSGTTLAVSARDLTAEVLREKILQLLDEPSYTERARDLRKEIRTMPTPNEVVPVLERMTREHRHGA; this is encoded by the coding sequence ATGCGCGTCCTGTTCACCTCGATCGAGGGCAATCACTTCCACCAGATGGTTCCGTTGGCCTGGGCTCTGCGTACCGCGGGCCACGAGGTGCGGGCGGCCTGCAACGAACGGCTCGTCGACACGGTCACCCAGACCGGCCTGACCGCCGTGCCGATCGAGTCGCCGACCCTGTGGGAGCAGCTCGACGACTTCCAGAAGGAGGCGATCTCCCTCTTCAATGACATCGGCACCAGCAAGCAGGACCCGTCCAAGGTGACCTGGGAGGACCACCTCGCCTACGAGAACATGGTGGTCCCCGCGCTCTACCAGCCACTCAACAACGACGCGCAGATCGACCAGTTGGTGGCGGCGGCCCGCAGCTGGCAGCCTGACCTGGTGGTCTGGGAGAGTTTCTCGATCGCCGGGGCAATCGTTGCCGTCGCGAGCGGCGCGGCCCACGCGCGGCTGGTGTCCGGCCCCGAGCTGGCCCTCCAGATGGTCACCCGCGGACACTTCGTACGCCACCGCGACCAGCAGCCCGAGCCGCTGCGCGAGGACCCGACGGCCGAGTGGCTCAATTGGACGCTTGAACGCCTCGGCAGCGACCGGCGGTTCGACGAGACGATGCTGACGGGCCAGTGGGTCGTCGACACCCGGCCCGGCAGCCTGCGCCAGGAGCTCGACCTGCCCACCCTGCCGATGCGCTACGTCCCGTACAACGGGCGCTGCACGGTGCCGAGGTGGCTCTACGAACCGGCGGAGCGCCGGCGGGTGTGCGTCACCCTCGGCACGTCCATCACCAGCGACGAGTCCGAGCGGTTCCGGCTCAACGACACCCTCGCCGCCCTCTTCCGGAGCCTGGCCGGACTGGACGTCGAGATCATCGCGGCCCTGGACCCGGCACAGCGCGACGCCCTGCCCGAACTGCCGGACAACATCCGCACGACCGACTTCGTCCCGCTCAACGAACTGGCCCCGTCGTGCTCGGTGATCGTGCACCACGCCGGCTACCAGACGAAGGCCACCGCGGACCTGCACGGCGTGCCCCAGGTCGTCATCGTCGGCTACGAGTGGGTGAGCGAGGACATGGGGGAGGAGTACGAGAAGTCGGGCACCACCCTGGCCGTCTCCGCCCGTGACCTGACCGCCGAGGTGCTGCGGGAGAAGATCCTCCAACTGCTCGACGAGCCCTCGTACACCGAGCGGGCCAGGGACCTTCGCAAGGAGATCCGTACCATGCCGACGCCCAACGAGGTCGTGCCGGTCCTTGAGAGGATGACCAGGGAGCACCGGCACGGCGCGTGA
- a CDS encoding FkbM family methyltransferase, whose protein sequence is MPNPWDLPDELPTDPPLTRCELPDGRVVSAVQEAEAHTLWEEISSAAPYRRAAEGLRPDEAVIDVGAHIGLASLLFAQLAPDSRLIAFEPAPKAYTCLDENLARHLPGATASRQALGAAPGKSELIYRPYVASASTLYDNAEDDARNLEVHLDNVDANEQTREVVRRTFNVTQRVPVEVTTLTAVMAEHGVDRVGLLKIDVERGELDVLDGIDPARWPGIRRVLLEVHDIEGRLGQVVSRLAGLGFQATICQWGVYVGGSVHLVLAERD, encoded by the coding sequence ATGCCGAATCCGTGGGATCTCCCCGACGAACTGCCCACCGACCCTCCTCTCACCCGCTGCGAACTGCCCGACGGTCGAGTGGTGTCGGCGGTGCAGGAAGCGGAAGCACACACCCTCTGGGAGGAGATCAGCAGTGCCGCTCCCTATCGCAGGGCCGCCGAGGGCCTCCGCCCCGACGAGGCCGTCATCGACGTCGGCGCGCACATCGGGCTGGCGTCCCTGCTCTTCGCGCAGCTGGCGCCCGACAGCCGCCTGATCGCCTTCGAACCCGCCCCCAAGGCGTACACCTGTCTCGACGAGAACCTCGCCCGTCACCTTCCGGGGGCGACCGCTTCCCGGCAGGCGCTCGGAGCCGCGCCGGGGAAGTCCGAGCTGATCTACCGCCCCTACGTGGCCTCGGCCTCGACTCTGTACGACAACGCCGAGGACGACGCCCGCAACCTCGAAGTGCATCTCGACAATGTCGACGCGAACGAACAGACCAGGGAGGTCGTGCGGCGGACCTTCAACGTGACCCAGCGGGTGCCGGTCGAGGTGACCACGCTGACCGCCGTCATGGCGGAGCACGGCGTGGACCGCGTGGGCCTGCTCAAGATCGATGTCGAACGCGGTGAACTCGACGTCCTCGACGGCATCGATCCCGCCCGCTGGCCCGGCATCCGGCGGGTCCTTCTCGAAGTCCACGACATCGAGGGCAGGCTCGGCCAGGTCGTCTCGCGGCTGGCCGGCCTCGGCTTCCAGGCCACGATCTGCCAGTGGGGGGTCTATGTCGGAGGCAGCGTCCACCTGGTGCTCGCGGAGCGGGACTGA
- a CDS encoding DUF418 domain-containing protein, with amino-acid sequence MSDGASCPSEPGAPRHRALAPDLARGLMLLIVALVHAHMFVSGSAVVIRGYPPTAGSPPDALTAGLLTVLADSRSFPMFALLFGYGMGRILARERERGRDGPGARVVLRRRARWLLLFGFVHALLLFAGDVLGAYGLLGLIAVGLTGARDRTLFTVAGAGVVMGSVLYGGMMSANVSGQPGDTAAALFLAADPASDAAYRVGTWVFTTPLFALVSLGPFLIGARAARRRILEEPGRHRDLLRRVAVTGTAISVAGALPLAMITSGTWATAPSDMTLGLSVLHILTGYAGGCGLAAAVALLALRLEGHRSGTVTAVAACGQRSMSCYVWQSVVWLVLFAPYTFGLGDRVGVLGSALIALGTWCGGVLIAELLRRRDRRGPAEALLRKATRRAGKSSGALREGRAGTAGASLRRRR; translated from the coding sequence ATGAGCGACGGTGCTTCGTGTCCGTCCGAACCCGGGGCACCGAGGCACCGTGCGCTCGCCCCCGATCTCGCCCGGGGCCTCATGCTGCTGATCGTCGCCCTGGTGCACGCCCACATGTTCGTGAGCGGGAGCGCCGTGGTGATCCGGGGGTATCCGCCGACCGCCGGCTCGCCGCCGGACGCGCTGACGGCCGGACTGCTCACCGTCCTGGCCGACAGCCGCAGCTTCCCCATGTTCGCCCTGCTGTTCGGCTACGGCATGGGCCGGATCCTCGCCCGCGAGAGGGAACGGGGACGGGACGGACCCGGGGCCCGTGTGGTGCTGCGGCGACGCGCCCGATGGCTGCTGCTGTTCGGCTTCGTCCACGCGCTGCTGCTGTTCGCCGGGGACGTGCTCGGCGCCTACGGGCTGCTCGGGCTGATCGCGGTCGGGCTGACCGGCGCCCGTGACCGCACTCTGTTCACGGTGGCGGGCGCCGGTGTGGTCATGGGGTCGGTGCTGTACGGGGGCATGATGTCCGCGAACGTCTCCGGCCAACCGGGCGACACTGCGGCGGCGCTGTTCCTGGCCGCCGACCCGGCGTCCGACGCCGCGTACCGCGTCGGCACCTGGGTGTTCACCACACCGCTGTTCGCCCTCGTTTCGCTCGGCCCGTTCCTGATCGGTGCGCGCGCGGCCCGACGGCGGATCCTGGAGGAGCCGGGCCGTCACCGGGACCTGCTGCGGCGGGTGGCGGTGACGGGCACCGCCATCAGCGTCGCCGGCGCTCTCCCCCTGGCGATGATCACCTCCGGGACGTGGGCCACCGCCCCCTCGGATATGACCCTGGGGCTCAGCGTGCTGCACATCCTGACGGGATACGCGGGCGGCTGCGGACTGGCCGCGGCGGTCGCCCTGCTCGCGCTGCGCCTGGAGGGCCACCGGAGCGGGACCGTGACCGCGGTCGCCGCGTGCGGCCAGCGGTCGATGAGCTGCTACGTGTGGCAGTCGGTCGTCTGGCTGGTGCTGTTCGCCCCGTACACCTTCGGGCTCGGTGACCGCGTCGGTGTGCTCGGCTCGGCGCTCATCGCCCTCGGCACTTGGTGCGGTGGTGTGCTGATCGCCGAACTGCTGCGCAGAAGAGACAGACGCGGGCCCGCCGAAGCGCTGCTGCGCAAGGCGACCCGTCGGGCCGGGAAGTCGTCCGGCGCGCTCCGGGAGGGGCGCGCCGGCACAGCGGGTGCCTCCCTGCGACGGCGACGCTGA
- the rfbB gene encoding dTDP-glucose 4,6-dehydratase translates to MRLLITGGAGFIGSHYVRSLLAGRYRGYEDARITVLDKLTYAGTLTNLPRAHPRLTFVQGDICDRGLLMDLLPGHDAVVHFAAESHVDRSIAGSAPFVTTNVTGTHTLLDCCSRNGVSRLVHISTDEVYGSVDEGSFSEESPLEPNSPYAASKAASDLIVRAFHRTHGLWTTITRCANNYGPHQFPEKVIPLFVTNLLEGRNVPLYGDGLHAREWLHVDDHCRAVQLVLESGRAGATYNIAGGTELTNRDLTRLVLEEFGAGWDRVDHVADRKGHDRRYALNAEKIREELGFEPGIPFKRGFAETIQWYRDNRAWWQPLVRRTTGSAPAQPASRLG, encoded by the coding sequence ATGAGGTTGCTGATCACCGGTGGCGCCGGTTTCATCGGTTCCCACTACGTGAGGAGCCTGCTCGCCGGCCGCTATCGCGGCTACGAGGACGCACGGATAACCGTCCTGGACAAACTCACCTACGCGGGCACGCTCACCAATCTGCCGCGCGCCCATCCGAGGCTGACGTTCGTCCAGGGCGACATCTGCGATCGCGGGCTGCTGATGGACCTGCTGCCGGGCCACGACGCCGTGGTCCACTTTGCGGCGGAGTCCCATGTGGACCGCTCCATCGCCGGCTCCGCCCCTTTCGTCACCACCAATGTCACGGGCACCCACACCCTGCTGGACTGCTGCTCCCGCAACGGGGTGAGCCGGTTGGTACACATTTCGACGGACGAGGTGTACGGGTCGGTGGACGAGGGGTCGTTCTCGGAGGAGTCCCCTCTGGAGCCCAACTCGCCCTACGCGGCCTCCAAGGCGGCGAGCGATCTGATCGTCCGGGCCTTCCACCGCACCCATGGACTGTGGACCACGATCACCCGCTGCGCCAACAACTACGGGCCCCACCAGTTCCCCGAGAAGGTCATTCCGCTCTTCGTCACGAACCTGTTGGAGGGCAGGAACGTTCCGCTGTACGGCGACGGGCTGCACGCACGGGAGTGGCTGCACGTCGACGACCACTGCCGAGCGGTCCAGCTCGTGCTGGAATCCGGCCGGGCGGGGGCCACGTACAACATCGCCGGCGGGACGGAGCTGACCAACCGGGACCTGACCCGGCTGGTGCTGGAGGAGTTCGGCGCTGGCTGGGACCGGGTGGACCACGTCGCCGACCGCAAGGGCCACGACCGCCGGTACGCCCTGAACGCCGAGAAGATCAGGGAGGAACTCGGCTTCGAGCCGGGGATCCCGTTCAAGCGCGGATTCGCCGAGACCATACAGTGGTACCGCGACAACCGTGCGTGGTGGCAGCCGCTCGTCCGCCGTACGACCGGGTCGGCACCGGCACAACCGGCGTCACGGCTCGGGTGA